A window of the Megalopta genalis isolate 19385.01 chromosome 2, iyMegGena1_principal, whole genome shotgun sequence genome harbors these coding sequences:
- the LOC117220656 gene encoding echinoderm microtubule-associated protein-like 2 isoform X4, which produces MSTPDTMDIIDEAEQAWHEMLECETGSLLGRVADLERQSLAQRDEIVCLRATLADALRRIAQLEGREKREDERNDRRNDRMMSSPLRNGHVPVRSNQNSVPQKDLRLRQTNSTCLRNSSSSGSSQDVRDSMSSPLRPVSYTHSSQLPQRRSVHYQSTGSLHSDSPSSSSVSPVPSPSPRATPLPVARSPTARSNGPPQSSLRRAKRWSSTGDFIHSPQIQGSNSQLVSSRLSASTKSLFNLFKPPALNNVKHGTRDMQYNEEENTVRMYLRGRPVVLYVPTPLMESYDLRKVSTPPQNKLKLNWVYGYRGRDCRSNLHLLPTGEIVYFVAAVVILYNMEEHSQRHYLGHTDDIKCIAIHPNKLVVATGQVCGTDRRDAMPHIRIWNSVSLTTLCVIGNGGFDGSICCLSFSKADGGNYLCAIDETSDHNISIWDWQKGERGTKVTETKCSVDTVVCAEWHPLERNQIVSCGKGHVSFWSLDNGGMLYKRMGIFESREKPRYVTCVAFNQNGDVLTGDSNGNIIVWGRGMNTISKLVRNIHEGSIFSICVLKDGFIVTGGGKDGKILYFDESLNLTGEEAQIEDHFGGIRTLAEGKGSQLLIGTTRNCILVGDVGMGFNPAMLGHAEEVWGLAAHPTLPQFATAGHDRLLQMWDSLSHTVVWSKDIGEQAQSLGFSPDGNVIVVGCTSGKWLAIDSETRELYTHHSDGTEPIQVARFSPDGTLLALGSRDNYIYIYQVNGDATKYSRVGRCMGHSSFITHIDWSVDGQYLRSNSGDYELLYWNPGVCRQIPQPSMLRDVQWATHTCIISFETIGIWPEGADGTDINNCSRSGDSKLLVTGDDFGKVKLFSYPACQSKNEVQHRDTDWANTGCCCKNYGRHVYKNKSCIAPTGFSRSMEATLNNLLYHSSYNFIGPFQGHSIL; this is translated from the exons ATGTCCACGCCGGACACGATGGACATCATTGATGAAGCGGAGCAGGCGTGGC ACGAGATGCTGGAGTGCGAGACCGGATCATTATTGGGTCGCGTCGCAGACCTCGAGAGGCAATCCTTGGCGCAGAGGGACGAGATAGTTTGTCTCCGCGCTACGCTAGCGGACGCGCTTAGGCGAATCGCTCAATTGGAAGGACGCGAGAAAAGAGAAGATGAAAGAAACGATAGGAGAAACGACAGGATGATGTCCTCGCCTTTACGGAACGGACATGTACCAGTTAGAA GTAATCAAAACTCGGTTCCGCAAAAGGATTTACGTTTACGTCAAACTAATAGCACCTGCCTGAGAAACTCCTCTTCCTCAGGATCTTCTCAGGATGTTCGGGACTCGATGTCCAGTCCACTGAGGCCAGTCAGTTATACACATTCGTCACAGCTCCCTCAAAG AAGGTCAGTTCATTACCAATCAACTGGTTCGTTACACTCGGACAGTCCTAGTAGTAGTAGTGTTTCTCCGGTGCCATCTCCAAGTCCTAGAGCCACGCCACTGCCAGTAGCCAG ATCACCAACAGCGAGATCAAACGGCCCACCCCAAAGCAGCTTACGAAGGGCCAAACGGTGGTCATCGACAGGGGACTTCATTCATTCGCCGCAGATCCAAGGAAGCAACTCGCAACTCGTCAGTAGCAG ATTGTCAGCATCCACCAAGTCACTCTTCAACCTCTTCAAGCCCCCGGCGCTGAACAACGTGAAACACGG CACCAGAGACATGCAGTACAACGAAGAAGAAAACACTGTCCGCATGTACCTGAGAGGCCGACCGGTGGTCCTCTATGTGCCAACTCCTCTGATGGAATCGTATGACCTTCGCAAGGTCAGCACACCTCCGCAGAACAAGTTAAAACTCAATTGGGTTTATGGTTACCGTGGCAGAGATTGCCGAAGTAATCTTCACTTGCTACCAACCGGGGAAATTGTCTATTTTGTTGCGGCCGTCGTGATCCTGTACAATATGGAGGAACACAGTCAGAGGCATTACTTAGGTCACACGGATGACATCAAATG CATAGCTATTCATCCAAACAAATTGGTAGTTGCTACTGGTCAAGTATGTGGAACTGACAGACGAGATGCCATG CCTCATATAAGAATATGGAATTCGGTTAGTTTAACCACACTGTGCGTGATTGGTAACGGTGGCTTCGACGGTTCCATTTGTTGCCTCTCGTTCTCAAAAGCAGACGGTGGAAATTATTTGTGTGCGATCGATGAGACATCGGATCACAACATTTCGATCTGGGACTGGCAGAAAGGGGAACGGGGTACCAAAGTAACCGAAACTAAG TGTTCTGTTGATACTGTCGTATGCGCTGAATGGCATCCGCTAGAACGAAATCAGATTGTTTCTTGCGGTAAGGGTCACGTGTCCTTTTGGTCCCTTGATAACGGTGGCATGCTGTACAAACGAATGGGTATTTTCGAAAGCCGAGAAAAGCCGAGATACGTAACCTGTGTGGCATTCAACCAAAATGGTGATGTTCTTACCGGTGACAGCAACGGTAACATTATCGTCTGGGGCAGAG GTATGAATACGATTTCTAAGCTAGTCAGGAACATTCACGAAGGATCTATATTCTCAATTTGCGTTCTGAAGGATGGTTTTATCGTCACTGGTGGTGGCAAAGATGGGAAAATATTATACTTTGACGAATCTTTGAATTTGACTGGAGAGGAAGCACAA ATAGAGGACCACTTTGGAGGAATCCGCACACTTGCAGAGGGCAAAGGTTCACAGCTGTTAATTGGAACAACAAGAAATTGTATTTTAGTCGGTGATGTGGGAATGGGTTTCAATCCAGCCATGTTAGGCCATGCTGAGGAAGTTTGGGGTCTTGCAGCACACCCTACTTTACCACAATTTGCTACAGCCGGTCACGACAGGTTGTTGCAAATGTGGGACAGCCTTAGTCACACGGTTGTTTGGAGTAAAGATATTGGG GAACAAGCCCAAAGTCTCGGCTTCTCACCAGATGGTAATGTTATTGTAGTTGGATGTACATCAGGAAAATGGTTAGCGATCGACAGTGAGACTAGAGAATTGTATACGCATCATAGTGACGGAACAGAACCTATTCAG GTCGCACGATTTTCACCAGACGGCACGCTACTGGCTCTCGGATCCAGGGacaattacatttatatttatcaagTAAACGGTGATGCAACTAAATACAGCCGTGTTGGACGATGTATG GGTCATTCAAGTTTCATAACTCATATCGACTGGTCGGTGGATGGACAATACTTGCGGAGTAACAGCGGAGATTATGAACTGTTATATT GGAACCCAGGAGTTTGTAGGCAAATTCCACAGCCTTCGATGTTAAGGGACGTTCAATGGGCAACCCACACTTGTATTATATCCTtcgaaacaattggtatatgGCCAGAAGGCGCAGACGGCACTGATATAAATAATTGCTCTCGTAGCGGCGATTCGAAGCTTCTAGTAACTGGAGATGACTTTGGCAAAGTCAAATTGTTTTCATATCCAGCTTGTCAATCAAAG AACGAGGTGCAACATCGAGACACTGATTGGGCGAATACAGGGTGCTGTTGCAAAAATTACGGTAGACACGTGTATAAGAACAAATCTTGCATCGCGCCAACTGGTTTCTCCAGGTCAATGGAAGCAACTTTGAACAATTTATTATACCATAGTTCTTATAATTTTATCGGCCCTTTTCAGGGCCACtccattttataa
- the LOC117220656 gene encoding echinoderm microtubule-associated protein-like 2 isoform X7 encodes MSTPDTMDIIDEAEQAWHEMLECETGSLLGRVADLERQSLAQRDEIVCLRATLADALRRIAQLEGREKREDERNDRRNDRMMSSPLRNGHVPVRSNQNSVPQKDLRLRQTNSTCLRNSSSSGSSQDVRDSMSSPLRPVSYTHSSQLPQRRSVHYQSTGSLHSDSPSSSSVSPVPSPSPRATPLPVARSPTARSNGPPQSSLRRAKRWSSTGDFIHSPQIQGSNSQLVSSSTRDMQYNEEENTVRMYLRGRPVVLYVPTPLMESYDLRKVSTPPQNKLKLNWVYGYRGRDCRSNLHLLPTGEIVYFVAAVVILYNMEEHSQRHYLGHTDDIKCIAIHPNKLVVATGQVCGTDRRDAMPHIRIWNSVSLTTLCVIGNGGFDGSICCLSFSKADGGNYLCAIDETSDHNISIWDWQKGERGTKVTETKCSVDTVVCAEWHPLERNQIVSCGKGHVSFWSLDNGGMLYKRMGIFESREKPRYVTCVAFNQNGDVLTGDSNGNIIVWGRGMNTISKLVRNIHEGSIFSICVLKDGFIVTGGGKDGKILYFDESLNLTGEEAQIEDHFGGIRTLAEGKGSQLLIGTTRNCILVGDVGMGFNPAMLGHAEEVWGLAAHPTLPQFATAGHDRLLQMWDSLSHTVVWSKDIGEQAQSLGFSPDGNVIVVGCTSGKWLAIDSETRELYTHHSDGTEPIQVARFSPDGTLLALGSRDNYIYIYQVNGDATKYSRVGRCMPKRIRRRRGHSSFITHIDWSVDGQYLRSNSGDYELLYWNPGVCRQIPQPSMLRDVQWATHTCIISFETIGIWPEGADGTDINNCSRSGDSKLLVTGDDFGKVKLFSYPACQSKNEVQHRDTDWANTGCCCKNYGRHVYKNKSCIAPTGFSRSMEATLNNLLYHSSYNFIGPFQGHSIL; translated from the exons ATGTCCACGCCGGACACGATGGACATCATTGATGAAGCGGAGCAGGCGTGGC ACGAGATGCTGGAGTGCGAGACCGGATCATTATTGGGTCGCGTCGCAGACCTCGAGAGGCAATCCTTGGCGCAGAGGGACGAGATAGTTTGTCTCCGCGCTACGCTAGCGGACGCGCTTAGGCGAATCGCTCAATTGGAAGGACGCGAGAAAAGAGAAGATGAAAGAAACGATAGGAGAAACGACAGGATGATGTCCTCGCCTTTACGGAACGGACATGTACCAGTTAGAA GTAATCAAAACTCGGTTCCGCAAAAGGATTTACGTTTACGTCAAACTAATAGCACCTGCCTGAGAAACTCCTCTTCCTCAGGATCTTCTCAGGATGTTCGGGACTCGATGTCCAGTCCACTGAGGCCAGTCAGTTATACACATTCGTCACAGCTCCCTCAAAG AAGGTCAGTTCATTACCAATCAACTGGTTCGTTACACTCGGACAGTCCTAGTAGTAGTAGTGTTTCTCCGGTGCCATCTCCAAGTCCTAGAGCCACGCCACTGCCAGTAGCCAG ATCACCAACAGCGAGATCAAACGGCCCACCCCAAAGCAGCTTACGAAGGGCCAAACGGTGGTCATCGACAGGGGACTTCATTCATTCGCCGCAGATCCAAGGAAGCAACTCGCAACTCGTCAGTAGCAG CACCAGAGACATGCAGTACAACGAAGAAGAAAACACTGTCCGCATGTACCTGAGAGGCCGACCGGTGGTCCTCTATGTGCCAACTCCTCTGATGGAATCGTATGACCTTCGCAAGGTCAGCACACCTCCGCAGAACAAGTTAAAACTCAATTGGGTTTATGGTTACCGTGGCAGAGATTGCCGAAGTAATCTTCACTTGCTACCAACCGGGGAAATTGTCTATTTTGTTGCGGCCGTCGTGATCCTGTACAATATGGAGGAACACAGTCAGAGGCATTACTTAGGTCACACGGATGACATCAAATG CATAGCTATTCATCCAAACAAATTGGTAGTTGCTACTGGTCAAGTATGTGGAACTGACAGACGAGATGCCATG CCTCATATAAGAATATGGAATTCGGTTAGTTTAACCACACTGTGCGTGATTGGTAACGGTGGCTTCGACGGTTCCATTTGTTGCCTCTCGTTCTCAAAAGCAGACGGTGGAAATTATTTGTGTGCGATCGATGAGACATCGGATCACAACATTTCGATCTGGGACTGGCAGAAAGGGGAACGGGGTACCAAAGTAACCGAAACTAAG TGTTCTGTTGATACTGTCGTATGCGCTGAATGGCATCCGCTAGAACGAAATCAGATTGTTTCTTGCGGTAAGGGTCACGTGTCCTTTTGGTCCCTTGATAACGGTGGCATGCTGTACAAACGAATGGGTATTTTCGAAAGCCGAGAAAAGCCGAGATACGTAACCTGTGTGGCATTCAACCAAAATGGTGATGTTCTTACCGGTGACAGCAACGGTAACATTATCGTCTGGGGCAGAG GTATGAATACGATTTCTAAGCTAGTCAGGAACATTCACGAAGGATCTATATTCTCAATTTGCGTTCTGAAGGATGGTTTTATCGTCACTGGTGGTGGCAAAGATGGGAAAATATTATACTTTGACGAATCTTTGAATTTGACTGGAGAGGAAGCACAA ATAGAGGACCACTTTGGAGGAATCCGCACACTTGCAGAGGGCAAAGGTTCACAGCTGTTAATTGGAACAACAAGAAATTGTATTTTAGTCGGTGATGTGGGAATGGGTTTCAATCCAGCCATGTTAGGCCATGCTGAGGAAGTTTGGGGTCTTGCAGCACACCCTACTTTACCACAATTTGCTACAGCCGGTCACGACAGGTTGTTGCAAATGTGGGACAGCCTTAGTCACACGGTTGTTTGGAGTAAAGATATTGGG GAACAAGCCCAAAGTCTCGGCTTCTCACCAGATGGTAATGTTATTGTAGTTGGATGTACATCAGGAAAATGGTTAGCGATCGACAGTGAGACTAGAGAATTGTATACGCATCATAGTGACGGAACAGAACCTATTCAG GTCGCACGATTTTCACCAGACGGCACGCTACTGGCTCTCGGATCCAGGGacaattacatttatatttatcaagTAAACGGTGATGCAACTAAATACAGCCGTGTTGGACGATGTATG cCAAAGCGGATACGAAGACGTAGA GGTCATTCAAGTTTCATAACTCATATCGACTGGTCGGTGGATGGACAATACTTGCGGAGTAACAGCGGAGATTATGAACTGTTATATT GGAACCCAGGAGTTTGTAGGCAAATTCCACAGCCTTCGATGTTAAGGGACGTTCAATGGGCAACCCACACTTGTATTATATCCTtcgaaacaattggtatatgGCCAGAAGGCGCAGACGGCACTGATATAAATAATTGCTCTCGTAGCGGCGATTCGAAGCTTCTAGTAACTGGAGATGACTTTGGCAAAGTCAAATTGTTTTCATATCCAGCTTGTCAATCAAAG AACGAGGTGCAACATCGAGACACTGATTGGGCGAATACAGGGTGCTGTTGCAAAAATTACGGTAGACACGTGTATAAGAACAAATCTTGCATCGCGCCAACTGGTTTCTCCAGGTCAATGGAAGCAACTTTGAACAATTTATTATACCATAGTTCTTATAATTTTATCGGCCCTTTTCAGGGCCACtccattttataa
- the LOC117220656 gene encoding echinoderm microtubule-associated protein-like 2 isoform X2, whose product MSTPDTMDIIDEAEQAWHEMLECETGSLLGRVADLERQSLAQRDEIVCLRATLADALRRIAQLEGREKREDERNDRRNDRMMSSPLRNGHVPVRSNQNSVPQKDLRLRQTNSTCLRNSSSSGSSQDVRDSMSSPLRPVSYTHSSQLPQRSVHYQSTGSLHSDSPSSSSVSPVPSPSPRATPLPVARSPTARSNGPPQSSLRRAKRWSSTGDFIHSPQIQGSNSQLVSSRLSASTKSLFNLFKPPALNNVKHGTRDMQYNEEENTVRMYLRGRPVVLYVPTPLMESYDLRKVSTPPQNKLKLNWVYGYRGRDCRSNLHLLPTGEIVYFVAAVVILYNMEEHSQRHYLGHTDDIKCIAIHPNKLVVATGQVCGTDRRDAMPHIRIWNSVSLTTLCVIGNGGFDGSICCLSFSKADGGNYLCAIDETSDHNISIWDWQKGERGTKVTETKCSVDTVVCAEWHPLERNQIVSCGKGHVSFWSLDNGGMLYKRMGIFESREKPRYVTCVAFNQNGDVLTGDSNGNIIVWGRGMNTISKLVRNIHEGSIFSICVLKDGFIVTGGGKDGKILYFDESLNLTGEEAQIEDHFGGIRTLAEGKGSQLLIGTTRNCILVGDVGMGFNPAMLGHAEEVWGLAAHPTLPQFATAGHDRLLQMWDSLSHTVVWSKDIGEQAQSLGFSPDGNVIVVGCTSGKWLAIDSETRELYTHHSDGTEPIQVARFSPDGTLLALGSRDNYIYIYQVNGDATKYSRVGRCMPKRIRRRRGHSSFITHIDWSVDGQYLRSNSGDYELLYWNPGVCRQIPQPSMLRDVQWATHTCIISFETIGIWPEGADGTDINNCSRSGDSKLLVTGDDFGKVKLFSYPACQSKNEVQHRDTDWANTGCCCKNYGRHVYKNKSCIAPTGFSRSMEATLNNLLYHSSYNFIGPFQGHSIL is encoded by the exons ATGTCCACGCCGGACACGATGGACATCATTGATGAAGCGGAGCAGGCGTGGC ACGAGATGCTGGAGTGCGAGACCGGATCATTATTGGGTCGCGTCGCAGACCTCGAGAGGCAATCCTTGGCGCAGAGGGACGAGATAGTTTGTCTCCGCGCTACGCTAGCGGACGCGCTTAGGCGAATCGCTCAATTGGAAGGACGCGAGAAAAGAGAAGATGAAAGAAACGATAGGAGAAACGACAGGATGATGTCCTCGCCTTTACGGAACGGACATGTACCAGTTAGAA GTAATCAAAACTCGGTTCCGCAAAAGGATTTACGTTTACGTCAAACTAATAGCACCTGCCTGAGAAACTCCTCTTCCTCAGGATCTTCTCAGGATGTTCGGGACTCGATGTCCAGTCCACTGAGGCCAGTCAGTTATACACATTCGTCACAGCTCCCTCAAAG GTCAGTTCATTACCAATCAACTGGTTCGTTACACTCGGACAGTCCTAGTAGTAGTAGTGTTTCTCCGGTGCCATCTCCAAGTCCTAGAGCCACGCCACTGCCAGTAGCCAG ATCACCAACAGCGAGATCAAACGGCCCACCCCAAAGCAGCTTACGAAGGGCCAAACGGTGGTCATCGACAGGGGACTTCATTCATTCGCCGCAGATCCAAGGAAGCAACTCGCAACTCGTCAGTAGCAG ATTGTCAGCATCCACCAAGTCACTCTTCAACCTCTTCAAGCCCCCGGCGCTGAACAACGTGAAACACGG CACCAGAGACATGCAGTACAACGAAGAAGAAAACACTGTCCGCATGTACCTGAGAGGCCGACCGGTGGTCCTCTATGTGCCAACTCCTCTGATGGAATCGTATGACCTTCGCAAGGTCAGCACACCTCCGCAGAACAAGTTAAAACTCAATTGGGTTTATGGTTACCGTGGCAGAGATTGCCGAAGTAATCTTCACTTGCTACCAACCGGGGAAATTGTCTATTTTGTTGCGGCCGTCGTGATCCTGTACAATATGGAGGAACACAGTCAGAGGCATTACTTAGGTCACACGGATGACATCAAATG CATAGCTATTCATCCAAACAAATTGGTAGTTGCTACTGGTCAAGTATGTGGAACTGACAGACGAGATGCCATG CCTCATATAAGAATATGGAATTCGGTTAGTTTAACCACACTGTGCGTGATTGGTAACGGTGGCTTCGACGGTTCCATTTGTTGCCTCTCGTTCTCAAAAGCAGACGGTGGAAATTATTTGTGTGCGATCGATGAGACATCGGATCACAACATTTCGATCTGGGACTGGCAGAAAGGGGAACGGGGTACCAAAGTAACCGAAACTAAG TGTTCTGTTGATACTGTCGTATGCGCTGAATGGCATCCGCTAGAACGAAATCAGATTGTTTCTTGCGGTAAGGGTCACGTGTCCTTTTGGTCCCTTGATAACGGTGGCATGCTGTACAAACGAATGGGTATTTTCGAAAGCCGAGAAAAGCCGAGATACGTAACCTGTGTGGCATTCAACCAAAATGGTGATGTTCTTACCGGTGACAGCAACGGTAACATTATCGTCTGGGGCAGAG GTATGAATACGATTTCTAAGCTAGTCAGGAACATTCACGAAGGATCTATATTCTCAATTTGCGTTCTGAAGGATGGTTTTATCGTCACTGGTGGTGGCAAAGATGGGAAAATATTATACTTTGACGAATCTTTGAATTTGACTGGAGAGGAAGCACAA ATAGAGGACCACTTTGGAGGAATCCGCACACTTGCAGAGGGCAAAGGTTCACAGCTGTTAATTGGAACAACAAGAAATTGTATTTTAGTCGGTGATGTGGGAATGGGTTTCAATCCAGCCATGTTAGGCCATGCTGAGGAAGTTTGGGGTCTTGCAGCACACCCTACTTTACCACAATTTGCTACAGCCGGTCACGACAGGTTGTTGCAAATGTGGGACAGCCTTAGTCACACGGTTGTTTGGAGTAAAGATATTGGG GAACAAGCCCAAAGTCTCGGCTTCTCACCAGATGGTAATGTTATTGTAGTTGGATGTACATCAGGAAAATGGTTAGCGATCGACAGTGAGACTAGAGAATTGTATACGCATCATAGTGACGGAACAGAACCTATTCAG GTCGCACGATTTTCACCAGACGGCACGCTACTGGCTCTCGGATCCAGGGacaattacatttatatttatcaagTAAACGGTGATGCAACTAAATACAGCCGTGTTGGACGATGTATG cCAAAGCGGATACGAAGACGTAGA GGTCATTCAAGTTTCATAACTCATATCGACTGGTCGGTGGATGGACAATACTTGCGGAGTAACAGCGGAGATTATGAACTGTTATATT GGAACCCAGGAGTTTGTAGGCAAATTCCACAGCCTTCGATGTTAAGGGACGTTCAATGGGCAACCCACACTTGTATTATATCCTtcgaaacaattggtatatgGCCAGAAGGCGCAGACGGCACTGATATAAATAATTGCTCTCGTAGCGGCGATTCGAAGCTTCTAGTAACTGGAGATGACTTTGGCAAAGTCAAATTGTTTTCATATCCAGCTTGTCAATCAAAG AACGAGGTGCAACATCGAGACACTGATTGGGCGAATACAGGGTGCTGTTGCAAAAATTACGGTAGACACGTGTATAAGAACAAATCTTGCATCGCGCCAACTGGTTTCTCCAGGTCAATGGAAGCAACTTTGAACAATTTATTATACCATAGTTCTTATAATTTTATCGGCCCTTTTCAGGGCCACtccattttataa